Sequence from the Thermodesulfobacteriota bacterium genome:
GTCTCTATACAAAGAAGCTCGAGGAAACTTGGTGAAGCTTGGTTTTTTAATTAATATATCAGAAAAATGCAGAAAATCAAGTTGCCAAAAAAGGAGGATACATGACAATTCAAATTTTGCACCCCTCAGTTATATTATTTTCTTCCAGGCGACAAATTTATCTTCAAGAATAGATTTATCCGGTTGACTTGGTCAGGGGCTTTTAGTATTGCAGCTGAAATCAAAATAAAAAGTGAAAGGATAAAAAATCATGGAAAGAACACTATCAATAATCAAACCCGACGGTGTGGCCCGCGGCTTAATCGGTGAGGTGATCAGACGACTTGAAAAAAGTAATTTTAAGATCATTGCCATGAAAATGCTCCACATGACCAAACAGCAGGCGGAAGGCTTTTATGCCGTTCACCAGGGGCGACCTTTTTTTGCCAGTCTGACCGATTTTATGTCATCCGGCCCTGCCGTGATGATGGTTCTTGAAGGTGAAGATGTGATAGCAAAATACCGTGAATTAATGGGGGCCACCAATTACAAGGAGGCGGCAGAAGGGACGATCAGGGCGGATTTTGCCACCGACATAGAAAAAAATGTAGTACACGGCTCCGATGCCCCGGATACCGCTGCCTTTGAAATCGGTTATTTTTTTAACAGTTTTGAAATTATCGGCTGATGCCCAAAAGAGTCAATTTAAGCCACATTTCTATTGTTCTGCATAAACCGAAACATCCTGAAAACATCGGGGCTGCCGCCCGTTCCATGCGTAATATGGGATTCAGTCAGCTTGTGGTGGTAAATCCGAAAAACTATATTCCTAAAAAAGTTCTTAAACTGGCTACCCATGAGGCAGCAGATATTGTAGAACATATAAAATTCCACCAAGACTTAAAAGAAGCGTTATCAGGGTATAATTATGTCGTGGGAACCACCGCACGGCTTGGCGGGGAGCGGCAGATTGTCAATTCTCCTTCTAAGCTGGCCGAAAAGCTGATTCCTATCTCCCATGAAAACCGGGTTGCCATTGTGTTTGGCCCTGAAGATAGGGGTCTGTCCAACAAAGATATCAGATTTTGCCATGTACTGGTAAACATTCCGACCGCTGAATTTTCTTCTCTAAACCTTGCACAGGCTGTGATGATCATCTGTTTTGAAATCTTTTCCGCAGGAAGAGAAGAAAATGAAGAATTTGTGCCCCGTCTGGCAAACCGTCATGAACTTGACGGAATGTATGATCAGCTTAAAGATATACTGGTTAAAATCAGCTATATTAACCATGAAAATCCAGATTACTGGATGAACAAGCTGCGCTACTTTTTTACCCGCATGCAGCTCAGGGCGAGAGAAGTGAGTATTATAAGAGGGATATGCCGCCAGATCGACTGGTATGGGAAAAAGCGATATGAAGATGGTTTAAAAAAACAAAAATAACCAGGGGAGTTTCTTATCAATGGCCTTTTTTGCGAACCGTTTGAATTTTAATGATTGTTAAGGCGGATACGGGCAAATGGGCGCTTCACCGGACGAACTGAGTAAAGATTGATAAATTCCCCGGACCCAACTGTATTGCACTTAAGTTCTTTCTTAACGATTTCTAATACAGTCAGATTCCTCATTTAAAACGGAACATATTTTTAAGAATTATTATAATGGTGCCAGTAAAACAGTGGCGATTGCCTCGGTTTGTTCCGGCCAGCCATCACTATTTAATATCCGCATGATAAGCCTGTAGAGACTTTATTTCCGATTTTCTTTTTCTTCGTGCTGCGATGCCTCTGGCCGCTGCCAGGGCAGCAGCTGTGGTGGTGATATTTAAAATTTTATATTCAATTGCTGCCTTCCGGATATAAGAGTCGTCGTCCTGACTTTCCTTGCCACTGGGGGTATTGACAATCAGTTGAATTTCTCCGTTTTTTATGGCATCAACGATGTTAGGCCTGCCGTATCCCAGCTTACGGATTGTCTCAGATTCAATCCCTTTCTCCTTTAGAAACTGATGGGTTCCTTTTGTGGCCAGAATTTTAAATCCCAAATCGCTAAACAACCTGGCAGGTTCAAACGCCCTTAGCTTATCTTTGTTGGCAATGGTAATTAGAACGGTCCCTTCCAAAGGCAATGTCAACTGGGTTGCTTTCTGTGATTTAAAAAACGCAAGACCGAATGATTTGGCCAGGCCCAGCACCTCACCGGTAGAGCGCATCTCAGGACCCAGAAGGGGATCAACCTCGGGAAACATTTTAAAGGGAAACACCGCTTCCTTAACCCCAAAATGAGGGATTTGCTTTGGTTTAAGATTAAGATCAGAAATTTTACTGCCCATCACCACCTGGGTGGCAAGTCGTGCCATGGAGATGTTGCAAACCTTGGAAACAATCGGCACGGTTCGTGAAGCCCTGGGGTTGGCCTCAAGTATATAAATGGTATCTTTTGCAATGGCATATTGGATATTCATCAACCCGACCACATTGAGCTCAATTGCAATTTTTCTGGTGTATTCATAAATGGTTTCAATATGCTTCACCGGTATGCTTACCGGAGGAATCACACATGCGCTGTCGCCGGAATGCACACCTGCCAGTTCAATATGCTCCATTACTGCAGGAACAAATGCATCGGTTCCGTCTGCGATGGCGTCCGCTTCAGCCTCAATGGCATTTTCCAGAAATTTGTCGATCAGGATCGGACGTTCCGGTGAAACACCTACGGCGGCCGTCATGTAATGGATAAGCATTTCTTCGTCCAGCACCACTTCCATTGCACGTCCACCGAGAACATAAGAAGGTCGAACCATCAGCGGGTATCCGATTCTGTTGGCTATTTCCAACGCTTTTTCCAGTGTGCTCGCCATGCCGGATTCAGGTTGCGGAATTGCCAGTTTTCGCATTACCTTTCTGAAGCGATCCCTATCTTCTGCCAGATCGATTGTCTCCGGAGAAGTTCCCAAAATTTTTACTCCGGCTTCTTCAAGTTCGTTGGCGATATTAAGCGGTGTTTGGCCGCCGAACTGAACGATCACTCCCCGAGGTTTTTCTTTTTCATATATACTTAAAACATCTTCACAGGTCAGGGGCTCAAAATACAGTTTGTCCGATGTGTCGTAATCGGTGGAGACTGTTTCAGGATTGCAATTCACCATGATCGATTCATACCCTGCATCACGGATGGCAAAGGCCGCGTGTACACAACAGTAGTCAAACTCAATTCCCTGTCCGATCCGGTTCGGGCCTCCGCCAAGGACCATGATCTTTTTCCGGTTGCTTACCTTAACCTTGTTTGGAGCATTATAGGTAGAGTAATAGTATGCGGCATTTTCCACTCCACTGACCGGTACCGCTTCCCAGTTTTGTACCATGCCAAGTGAAATACGTTTTTGTCGAATATCTTTCTCTGAAGTTTCCAGAAGAAAGGAGAGATACCTGTCGGCAAATCCGTCTTTTTTTGCCCGGATGAGCAGATCGTCCGGAAGCACCTGCCCCTTATAACTTAAAATTTCCTCTTCAAGATCCACCAGTTCCTTCATTTGTTCGATGAACCATGGTTTAATATGAGTGAGTTCATAAAGTGCCTGAATATCGGCTCCCTTTCGAAGGGCTTCGTACATGATAAACTGACGTTCGCTGGTGGCATCTACCAGCATACTCATTAATTCGCTCAAAGATTTTTCGTTGAAATCTTTGGCAAAACCGAGACCGTAACGGTCAATTTCAAGGGAGCGGATCGCCTTGTGAAAAGCTTCCTTGTAGTTCTTTCCGATACTCATGGCTTCACCCACCGCACGCATCTGAGTGCCGAGTTTATCTTCAACTCCTTCAAACTTTTCAAAAGCCCATCTGGCAAATTTCACCACCACATACTCCCCGGAGGGTGTATATTTCTCAAGGGTGCCGTCGCGCCAATAAGGAATTTCGTCCATTGTCAATCCACCGGCCAGCATGGAAGAAACCAGAGCAATGGGAAAACCGGTTGCCTTGGATGCCAGCGCGGAGGATCTGGAAGTTCGGGGATTAATCTCTATTACAACCACACGGCCGGTTTCCGGGTCATGGGCAAATTGAATATTGGTACCTCCGATGACCTCAATCGCCTCCACGATATCGTATGAATATTTCTGCAGACGTTTTTGCAGTTCGCTATCAATGGTTAGCATGGGTGCGGTACAGTATGAGTCTCCGGTGTGAACTCCCATGGCATCCACATTTTCGATAAAACAAACGGTGATCATCTGGTTCTTTGCATCTCTGACGACTTCCAGCTCTAGCTCTTCCCATCCGAGGACCGATTCTTCCACCAGGATTTGGTTTACCAGACTTTCAGACAGACCGCGGGCGGCAACAGTCCGAAGTTCTTCAATATTATACACCAGACCGCCACCTGTCCCACCCATGGTATAGGCCGGACGAATGACCACAGGATACCCCATCTTCCCTGCAATTTTTTCTGCATCTTCAACGTTGTTAACTGTCTGACTCCTGGGCATTTCAATTCCCAGTCGATTCATCGTTTCTTTAAAGGCGGTGCGATCCTCTCCACGCTCAATGGCATCAATGTTTACACCGATCACCTTCACCCCGTATTTTTCCAGCACACCCGCCTTTGCCAGCTCGGACGATAAATTCAGCGCTGACTGGCCGCCAAGGTTCGGAAGCAGGGCATCGGGGCGCTCATGGGCAATAATGTCGGCGAGTACATTCAGAGTAAGGGGTTCAATATAGGTAATATCGGCCATACCGGGATCGGTCATGATGGTTGCAGGGTTTGAGTTCACCAAGACGATTTCATAGCCAAGAGAACGCAGGGCTTTGCATGCCTGGGTGCCGGAGTAGTCAAACTCACAGGCCTGTCCAATAATAATAGGTCCTGAACCGATGATCAGTACTTTTTTAATGTCGTTGCGTCTGGGCATTCATAACTCCTTTCAAAGGTTCTTTTCTATATATAACTCAAGTTTCGCATCCTTGCGTTTATTCAACGGCATAGACGATAAGGGATAAAAATAAATTTTAAAAGCGAAATATACTTTCCGTGATTTTAACGCCGGCGCCCATCCATACATATAACATGGATGCTTAATCCTCTATTCAAACCAATATGTTGTATCTTTAATGCGCCTGATCCAATGTGGGGATTCTTCCGGTGCTGTTTGCAAAATACAGCAAATTGATTTCGCTTTAAAAATGTTATTTTTACCCTTTACCGTCTTAACCACGGCGGAAATCAGGGGTGCGAAACTTGAGTATGTAATTTATGAATTCGCAAAAAGTCGGTTTTTAATTTTAGGTAACTCAACTTCCAGAAGCTGTTTCAAATCCATTTTCAGAGTTGATTTTGCTCGATGGCGTCGTAAAAAGGTTCATATACAAGGCGTAGCGGTTTTTCAGGGACGAGACTATACGATATAGTATGTCGAGTTTCTGAAAAACCGCTACAACGCAGTAGATGAGCCTTTTTACGATGCCATCAAAAATAACTGGACCCGTCCCAGCAATGTGTACACAATTTTTCTTTTGGCAGGCCTATCGCTTCCACCAGGTCTTCCAGTTTTTGAAATTTTAATGAGGTAAGCTTCAACTTATCCCTTATTTTATCTGTCATTGCCATATTTCTTTCCGATCCTGCAGTCGCATACTCATCCAGGAACCGATCGTCACTCCCTTCAAGCTCACTGATCGCTTTTCGGCCAGCAAGGTCAAGCGTTGAGCGTGAGGTTGAAAAGTTTAAAAAGTCACAGGGATAAATCAAGGTGGGGCAAGCCGGGCGCATGTGGACTTCAACAGCACCGTAATCAAATAATATTTGTACGTTATCCTGCAACTGGGTACCTCTTACGATTGAATCTTCACAAAAAAGAATCTTTTTTCCCTCAACCATCGACCTGACCAGAATCAACTTCATTCTGGCAACCAGATCTCTTATACTTTGAGTTTGGGGCATAAAGCTTCTGGGCCAGGTGGGTGTATATTTTACAAAGGGGCGTTTATAGGGAATTCCTTTCTCATTCGCATAGCCGATGGCATGTCCCGTACCGGAATCGGGAATTCCTGCCACATAATCGATTTCTACGCCATCATTTTTTGCCAGACTGCAACCGCATCTGTACCTGACCTGCTCCACATTAATGGCCTCATATTCAGAGGCCGGATAACCGTAATAAACCCACAGAAATGCACATACCTGCATCTTATCGTTCGGTTTCTTTCTCTGTTCATATCCATCTGCGGTGATAAGAACAATTTCACCGGGTCCAAGATGCTTTTGGATGCGATATCCCAGATTGGGGAATGCACATGTTTCCGATGATACCGCAAAAGCGTTTTCCTTTTTCCCAATGGCAATAGGGGTTCGGCCCAATTTGTCCCTTGCAGCAAAAACTCCTTTTTCCGTGAGCAAAAGCATCGAGCAGGAACCTTTAATGAGTTCCTGGGCATTTTCGATCCCTTCCTCAAAGGAGCCTTTTTCACAAATCAACATCGCGGCCAGCTCAGTCGGGTTAGTGACCCCGCCGCTTGTTTCGGAAAAATGCATTTTCTTATTAAATTCTTTATTTACCAGTTCTTCGATATTGTTAATTTTACCCACTGTGACAATTCCGAATGTTCCTAAATGAGAACCGATTATGAGAGGCTGGGAATCGTAGTCACTGATAACTCCAATGCCCTTGTTCCCCATAAGATTCGGAAGATCGGATTCAAATTTGGATCTGAAATAATCATTTTCAATGTTGTGGATTGACCTGGAAAAGCCGTTGGGATTTGTAACCGCAAGGCCACCCCGTTTGGTTCCGAGATGAGAATGATAATCGGTTCCGTAAAACAAATCATTGGTACAATTTTCTTTTGAAACACACCCGAATAAACCGCCCATGGATAGCATCTCCTTTTTGTTGGCGATAGAAATTTGATGGCGTCGTAAAAAGCTGAATGACCACAGAGATCAAAGAGATAATTAGTTATTAAATCAAGATATTTTCTGTATTTTCCGTAAACTCAGTGGTGAAAAATCATTCTTCGCGAAACCATTAATCTTGAATATAGAACCATTGCCCTGAATTTTTTATTTGAGTAGTGCGATCGACAAAACTACGTTTAAATCTTCTTGTTGTCAATCTTGAAACCAACTTTGTTTAAAAATTGAAAAAATTATCTATTTTTTTCCATAAAGGCGTTCCAGATGTTCATTATTTTTTTCCGCAGTCGGTAAAATTTATCTTCAGGTACTTCGGCGCTTTTTTCTTGGAGACTGAACCTGTGAGCCACGGCTCTGAATATCAGGTAGGCGTGCCTGAGCAGGTTGGCAGTATATTCATCAACGACCTTGATTTCAGTTAGGGACTGAAGCTGGCGGACATTATCGGTGAAATTTAAAAGTTCCGGATATTTGTTGGAATTTAATAGAACCAGGTACTGAACCAGAAATTCGATATCAACCATGCCCCCCTTGTCCTGTTTGATATTAAAAATACCGGGCTTTGGTTTTAATCGTTCCTCACGCAATCGTTCGCGCATGTCGGCCACTTCTTTCCGAAGCTTTGTCTTATCTTTTAGTATGGAAAGAACTCCTTTTCGTACCTTATTAAAATGGTTTATTAAATTGGTATCCCCGCATATAGCTCTTGCTCTTATAAGTGCCTGGTGTTCCCACGTCCAGGCACTTTTATGCTGATATTCGGTGAAGGTGTCTATCTGACTGACCAGAACACCGGCGCTTCCGCTGGGTCGTAATCTCATATCAATTTCATATAAATTTCCCATACGGGTATGAGCAGTTAAAATATGGACGACGCGCTGACCCAGGCGGGCAAAAAACTGTGTATTGTCAATTTGTTGCATACCACCTGTGGTCTGTCCAGCGCTTCCCGCATGAAGAAAGACAAGGTCAAGATCAGAAGCATATCCGAGTTCTATTCCACCAAGTTTTCCATATGCGATTACCACAAATCCCCTGTTGCATTTATTTCCGTCTGCAAGACAGGTGGGGATTCCATGCTTTTCGACCAGATGATTCCATGCCAGGTTGACGACTTCATGTAAAACTGTTTCGGCAATATAGGTGAGATGATCGCTGACACGCATGAGAGGAAGTAATCCGGTTACATCCGCTGCCGCCACCCGCAGGGTGTTGGATTGTTTAAAAATACACAACTGTTCAATCTGGTATTCGAGCTCATGGGTATTTACCTGTCCAAGTTTTTTATTAAGTTCTTCTTTGAGCTCGTCCTTTTGTGGCGGGGCATAAAGGGTGCGGGGGTCCAGAAGTTCATCCAAAAGTACGGGATGGGCGGCCAACCGGGATGTGATCAGAGGGCTGGCACATGACAATTTTACCAGGTGAGTCAGCGCTGAAGGGTTTTCAATCAAAAGGGAAAGATAACTGGTGCGCCTTTCAATGGTTTTAATCAGATCAACAATACGATGTAAAGTCTTATCCGGGTGCCTGACAGTGCTGATTTCTTGCAAAATAATGGGCACCAGCTTATCGAGACGGCTTCGGCCTTCAGTGCTGAGCGTTCGGGTTGCCAGGTCATTTCGCAGATGATCCAGCAGTTGTATTACCTTATTCGGCCTTTGATAGCCTTTATTTAACAGCATTTGAGCTGAATGCTTGTCATCCGTCAATCGAAGCCATATGTTGCCAAATTCATCTGAAGTCTTTTCATTTGTTTTTTTTGAGTCTTTTGTTTCAAGAAGCGCCATAAAATGCGTATGAACATTTTTTCGGTGTCTTTCAAGATGCTCGCCAAATATTGGATAACTAGCAAAACCCATTGACGCAGCCAGCCGTTCTTGGTCTACCGGCTCTGAAGGGAGTTGGTGGGTTTGCTGATCATAAAACTCTTGAAGGCGATGTTCCGTTTTTCTTAAAAATTCATATGCCTGCAACAGTTCGTCGCAAACATTCTGAGGGAAATAGTTTTCCCTATAAAGAATTCTTAATACCTTTTGAATCGGTCGTTCCTGAAGAACGGGTAAAACTCCTCCCCTTAGGAGTTGAAATATCTGTCCGAAAAATTCGATTTCACGTATTCCTCCGGGACCCAGTTTGATATCTTGTTTCATCCCTTTCTTTTTGACCTCAAGAGAAATTTTTTTCTTCATATCCCTTAAGGATCCAAAAACACCATAATCAAGATACCTGCGATAAATAAAAGGCTTGAGTTTATTCAGGAGTTTTTCCCCGGCCTTTTTATCACCGGCAACGACCCTTGCCTTTATCCACGCATAACGCTCCCATTCACGTCCCTGATGTTGATAATACTGCTCCATGGCGTCGAAACTCATGCACAACGGTCCATTTTCACCAAAAGGGCGAAGCCGGGTATCGACTCGAAAGACAAAACCATCTGAAGTCACTCTTCCGATTACCCTGATCAGTTGCCGGCAAAGATGTAGAAAGAATTCCTCATTACTTATCGTTTTAGGTCCCTGTTTTGTGTTTCCCTGTTCGGGAAAGGCGAGAATCAGATCCACGTCGGAGGAAAAATTCAGTTCATGTCCGCCAAGCTTCCCCATGCCGATGACAATAAGGTTTAGAGGTAAGTTATCAGCTCCGGTGGGAATTCCGAATTGTGTGCACAGCCGGTTATAAAGAATTGAAAGTGTTTGGTCTATGCAGGCATCGGCAAAGGCTGAAAGATCCGACATGGTTTCCGCCAAATCCGCAAGGCCTGTCAGGTCCCGCCATGCAATACGAACCATTTCGCGGGTTCGAAAAACACGGAGAGCCTCCTCAAGTTCCGGGTCTTCCTTGATACCGGAAAGAGATGTTTTAAGTGTATCGCTGTATGACTCGGACGAATAGCGTCGGTGAAGGTCGCCGCTTTCCATAAGGGTGGCTATCATTTCAGGGTTGCGGGTGCAGGATATGGCAACAAAATCGCTAAAGGCAAATACTTGCTTGAGTTCTCTAAGAAATTTAGGGTTTTGAGGAATAGTAATATTCGCTTCATCTGATGCAATACAAAAGTCATCCCATTTTCTCTTAAAATCCGTGGCCAGAATTTCCGGAAGCTCTTTATGATGTTTCATACAATGAATAGGGTGTTATGGATCATAACTCTTATGATAAGAAGGGGTAAGTTTTGATAAAGCATTTAAATCATTTAATAATATCTTGATGGCATCGTTCCAAGGCTCACATACAAGGCGTAGCGGTTTTTCAGGGAGGAGACTATACAAACAGTATGTCGAGTTTCTGAAAAACAGCTACAACGCAGTAGATGAGTCTTGGAACGATGCCATCAGTTTTTCGATGCCTGTTTTATTAGAGAGACTGCACCGGAGATTTGCTCCTTTTTTGAAATTTCAAACGCCGAATAACCAAACTTGTCTCTCAACAGGTTTATAACCGGCGGTATTTTGAAAGTATCCGGCTTTCCGCGTATGGTTATTTTTAACGAATGGTTGTGAGGTTGAATTTTCACCGTCCAGAAAATATCAGGTGTTTCATCGAATTTTCCCGTACGCGGTTCATAGTGCAGTTCTCCTTTAAAATGACGCCTGATTGACGAAAGTAACACTTCGCCAAAGCTTCGGATATCAGGGGGAAGTTCAATGAGAAAAAGTTTATCGCCCGGGGGTACCACCTGTGAAGGTTGATGTTGGGATTGTTTTGCCGGTGGCTTTTTTTCTGAGATTTTTCTGGTTTGAACCGGTTTTTTTTCAGGCTTTGGTGAACTGTCGGCAACCGTTTTTTGCTCTGACGGAAAATCGCTTAAAAGAATAATTTTGCTGGTACTGCCGATATTAATCAGCCGGGTTGATTTTGGATCAAAAGTAATGCGCCGATTTTTTTCATCAAAGTGAATTTCAGATTCTAACAGCAGGATGCTAAAAGGGCCTATTTTGCTTTTACAATCTCCGAAAGCACCAGTTTCGTCGGGATCAAGCACAGCCTTCCAGACTCCATCCCCAATTCGCCTGACACTTTCAATTGTAACTTTTAACCCCATGGTATTTCTCCGGGCGCTTTTTGAGAAAACCCTTAGTAACAGCAAATGTAGCCGAACTATAGAAATCCAAATACCGGATGCCGCCCTTATTGTCAACTTGTCATTTTTTATCTGCAGGTTTCTGTAAAAATCAAATTGCGTTTGAAGATTGGGTGATGAAGATTTTATTAAGCAGGTAAAATTTAATCAAAAGGGTCGATAATCTGAACTTCTGCTTTTTTAAAATCCTCAGCGTTTCTTGTAACATATATAATTCTAACAACCTTGAAACATGGTTGGAATCCCAATTAACCTGTCAAATATGACATGGCTTCCTTCAATTTCTTGCGAACCAACAAGCGTCTCATTGAAGATGAATACTTTATCCGGCCTGTATGCCTGGATAAAACTCCTGAGTGATCGACTTACCCTGGGCCGTTTGAGAGATCCGGCCTTGACTTCAACTGCGGTAAGCTGCTCTGCTCTTCGAATGATAAAATCAACTTCTGCCCCGGAACTTGATCGCCAGTATAGTATCGTATCCAATAAAGGATTCGTATGCTTATATAGTTCTGTAAAAACAAGGTTTTCCGTTAGAGCACCAAGGTCTGCCCGTTGATTTCCAGCGGCAAATCCTCCAAACAAAAGATTTCGCAGACCGTTATCTATGAAAAATATTTTAGGTGTAGACGTAACTTCAGCGCGTTTACCTCCCACAAAAGGCCCAACCAGTTTCACAAGATGACTTTCCACCATTAGATTGATGTATTCAATTACAGTATTGACACTAACCCCCACGCTTTCGGCCCAGTTTGAAAAATTGACAAGATTGCCGATTTGAGAAGAAGCCAGGGATAGAAGCTTCCTGAAAGCATCAGGGCGCTTGATTTTGTATATATCTGAAGCATCACGCAATACAAAGGCTTCAACTAATTGTGCAAGGATAGCTTGTTTATCCTGATTCAGAACTACCTCCGGGTATCCACCCCATATGAGAAGTTCTTTCCAGTTCAAAGCTGCTTTTTCATCTGTAATTAATGGCGGCAACTCATCAGGCTGAAGCTCGGCCATGCCAAAAGGCAAAAGAAGATGACGGTCTGCACGGCCGGCGAGTGACTCCCGTGTCTTACTCCGCAGGTGATAGCTGGATGATCCGGTAACAAGAATCGGCACGTTCGGTTTTAAATCTACCAATCCTTTTAGAAAAAGACCTGCTTCGGATAGATGTTGGATTTCTTCAAAAAACAGACCCGGAATTGGGCTTGCTATTTCTTTGATGCTGGTTAAGAATAATGCCGGCGATTCACAGATCTCGCGACAGGATGGTTCTTCACAATTTATCAAAAGAAACGGTTGTGATTTAGTTGTAAGATAATGCCAGATAAGTGTTGATTTGCCGGATTGCCTGGGGCCGATAACAAGGTTAACCCTGTTATTGTCACTCTTAAGCGGCGATGTAAGGTGCCGTGGTATAAACCGTTCCGGCAGATGGTTACGCAGCGTCTTTGGCCATGCATTTTTATCAAGCAACCATGGATTATGCCCCAGTAGAACCTGTAAGGTGATTTGATCCATATGT
This genomic interval carries:
- a CDS encoding AAA family ATPase, with amino-acid sequence MDQITLQVLLGHNPWLLDKNAWPKTLRNHLPERFIPRHLTSPLKSDNNRVNLVIGPRQSGKSTLIWHYLTTKSQPFLLINCEEPSCREICESPALFLTSIKEIASPIPGLFFEEIQHLSEAGLFLKGLVDLKPNVPILVTGSSSYHLRSKTRESLAGRADRHLLLPFGMAELQPDELPPLITDEKAALNWKELLIWGGYPEVVLNQDKQAILAQLVEAFVLRDASDIYKIKRPDAFRKLLSLASSQIGNLVNFSNWAESVGVSVNTVIEYINLMVESHLVKLVGPFVGGKRAEVTSTPKIFFIDNGLRNLLFGGFAAGNQRADLGALTENLVFTELYKHTNPLLDTILYWRSSSGAEVDFIIRRAEQLTAVEVKAGSLKRPRVSRSLRSFIQAYRPDKVFIFNETLVGSQEIEGSHVIFDRLIGIPTMFQGC